A window of Cryptomeria japonica chromosome 3, Sugi_1.0, whole genome shotgun sequence contains these coding sequences:
- the LOC131053312 gene encoding beta-fructofuranosidase, insoluble isoenzyme 1 translates to MQSNIFLIVNGTLTMETQKVFALAYLCWIACLLPVICQEDFNTVGSTVERTAYHFQPPKNWMNDPNGPMFYKGLYHLFYQYNPKAAVWGNIVWGHAVSKDLINWKSLEFAIIPSEWYDIKGCWSGSATLLSGENPVILYTGWDNSSRQVQNMVVPQNSSDPYLRKWMKIPENPIIVPDNGINGSSFRDPTTAWLGKDGRWRILVGNKEDQHHNGRALLYISKDFVHWTKKKHPLHSSKKTGMWECPDFYPVAKLGKLGLDTSTNGPDVKHVLKVSLDDTKYEYYTVGTYFTGIDIYVPDNTSADNKYGLRYDYGKFYASKTFFDNHKKRRILWGWINESDSMQDDIAKGWSGVQAIPRTIWLDNASKSQLVQWPVSKLESLHGHKIYKENINLDTGSTIEIAGLTAAQADVEVSFNLPSLADVEKMDANLDAQQLCSQDGAATKTIVGPFGLLVLASKDLAEQTAVFFRVGVHQNKMKVLMCSDQSRSSLKTDVDKTTYGSFVSFSFNQKSISLRVLVDHSIVESFGEGGKTCITARVYPNQAIGEDAHLYLFNNGVSSVTASKLTAWDMVSSQQPSHTIRAYEL, encoded by the exons ATGCAATCAAATATATTTCTGATAGTAAATGGGACATTGACAATGGAAACACAGAAAGTTTTTGCTCTGGCATATCTATGCTGGATTGCTTGCCTTTTACCTGTTATCTGCCAGGAGGATTTCAACACGGTTGGCTCAACTGTGGAACGCACTGCCTACCATTTTCAACCTCCAAAAAACTGGATGAATG ATCCAAATG GGCCCATGTTTTATAAAGGACTGTACCATTTGTTTTACCAGTACAATCCTAAGGCAGCTGTATGGGGCAACATTGTGTGGGGGCATGCTGTGTCAAAGGATCTTATTAATTGGAAATCACTAGAATTTGCAATCATTCCGAGTGAATGGTATGATATAAAGGGTTGTTGGTCTGGCTCTGCTACACTTTTGTCTGGAGAGAACCCTGTGATTCTTTATACAGGATGGGACAACTCCTCTAGACAGGTCCAGAATATGGTTGTTCCTCAAAATTCATCTGATCCCTACTTAAGGAAATGGATGAAGATCCCTGAGAATCCAATTATAGTTCCAGACAATGGAATTAATGGGAGCTCTTTCAGAGATCCAACAACTGCCTGGCTTGGCAAAGATGGGAGATGGAGAATTCTTGTGGGTAATAAGGAGGATCAACATCATAATGGAAGGGCCCTCCTTTACATAAGCAAAGATTTTGTTCACTGGACCAAAAAGAAGCACCCTCTCCATTCTTCCAAAAAGACAGGAATGTGGGAGTGCCCTGATTTTTATCCTGTTGCTAAATTGGGAAAGCTTGGACTGGATACTTCCACCAATGGTCCTGATGTTAAGCATGTCTTGAAGGTATCCCTTGATGATACAAAATATGAGTATTATACAGTTGGAACCTATTTCACAGGCATTGATATATATGTTCCAGACAATACTAGTGCAGACAATAAATATGGATTGAGATATGATTATGGAAAATTCTATGCATCCAAAACCTTTTTTGATAATCataagaaaagaagaatcttgtggGGATGGATCAATGAGTCAGACAGCATGCAGGATGATATTGCAAAGGGATGGTCTGGTGTGCAG gccatcccaagaacaatctggctAGACAATGCCTCCAAAAGCCAGCTGGTGCAGTGGCCAGTTTCAAAGTTGGAGTCCTTGCATGGACATAAAATCTACAAAGAAAACATCAATCTTGATACTGGATCCACCATAGAAATTGCAGGGCTGACAGCTGCACAG GCAGATGTAGAGGTTTCCTTCAATCTACCAAGTCTTGCAGACGTAGAAAAGATGGATGCCAATTTAGATGCTCAGCAACTGTGCAGCCAGGATGGAGCAGCTACCAAGACCATAGTTGGTCCATTTGGGCTTTTGGTTTTGGCTTCTAAAGATTTGGCCGAACAAACAGCTGTTTTCTTTAGGGTTGGAGTACATCAAAACAAGATGAAAGTTCTAATGTGCAGTGACCAGAGCAG ATCATCTTTGAAAACAGATGTTGATAAAACAACTTATGGaagttttgtttctttttccttcaaCCAAAAGAGTATCTCTCTAAGAGTACTG GTTGACCATTCAATTGTAGAAAGTTTCGGAGAAGGGGGAAAGACTTGTATAACAGCCAGAGTTTATCCTAATCAGGCAATTGGAGAAGATGCTCACCTTTACTTATTCAACAATGGCGTTTCTTCTGTCACAGCTAGTAAATTGACAGCATGGGACATGGTGTCCTCTCAACAGCCTAGCCATACAATAAGGGCCTATGAATTATAG